The Lytechinus variegatus isolate NC3 chromosome 1, Lvar_3.0, whole genome shotgun sequence nucleotide sequence CATTTAAGATTTTCCATTTCTGCACGATTACGGTAGAGGATTTGGCTTTGGCTTAAatcacaatttgaatttgatttttttttcacaacatcatgatttttttagcaAATTGGGTGTGGCATACACTTCCAAACTGCGTACTTGGGGTTAGCGAATTTAGTCTCATAAGTTGCGTGAGACTTACAAGAAGAAGATTGATCAGAAATATCAGGTAATTGCAAAGTTGGTGTTGGTTTTGAAAGCTCAATATAATTTACCTTCCCCCATCTGAAACACCTATAATGTGAGtttataaaaaatgttcaaaataacATGAGTAGCTTGATCTGTATTATTGTTATCTTAGGCATTATAATACAATTGgaattgttattatcataataattatcattataattgttatttaaCAGGAAACATGGAAATCAGCTGACTACCATCAGTGACAAGAACCCGTATATTCTCCAAACACATTACCTATTATATACACAGCAACCTTCACTCGTTTCACTACGCACGCTACATGAGTTATATAAATAGACGGTGGAAATTGTTGGATTACATTTCTTAATGTAAAGTTGATTCGCATTGGCGACAATGCATTCATTAATTAATTACCAAACATACAGGGTGGATAGACGTATAAAGAAGCGAGGAAGGGAGAGAAGGGGAGGTAGCCAGAGAGAGACGGAGAGGAGCAGAGAATTGGAATGGGTATACAGTTAGTGCGAGAGAGGTGATGGAGATATACAACAATACCTGTGgagttaaccggtgtacatatagaggaccacaccatttattttacaccggtgttaaattggtggtgtcagtttttacacctatatgtgttacTACAActcctatggttgttacatttacactctttggtgttatgttcagtctctagggtgttattttaacactctagggtgttattgtaacacctcagggtgtggttctctattaacaccaattggtgtaagttttaacaccacagttttagGAGCTAAATAAAAACAGTATACACACACGCATGGACCAACATACACAACACAAACACATTCTCGCGGcgagatggaaagagagagacaCAGAGAGAGAGTTGAgcagaaaagataaaaataaaacatccaGTCCTCAGATGAGGCAAAATAGAAAAATCTACATTCTacctttttaaaaagatattatAACCCCCATCTCTCCTGTCACGAAATGATGATAGTGTATCATCAACGAGACAGTATAACCATTGCTGATTCATCTTATATCGATTTCACAgttgaaatattcttattacaATGAAGGTTACTTCACACGTATTGTAATTGGTACCTTTTATGTGGTTTACATAATCATTTCCTGATGCAGTTATTGGTCACAAAACATACAATAGCATCTATCAGTTTCTAGATGACTAGGAAAGAAAATTTAATGTCAgaaatttttttgtaaaactaaaCAAGGTGCGGAGATCTAAGGAGTATGGAAGGAAAACCAAAGTTAACCTTTTCAAAACATTAGTCAGACCTGTACTTCTCTATGGTTGTGAGACATGGAAGATCAACAAAAGTGAAAGTTAGATTCGTTTCAATATCAATGCCTTGAAAGAACACTTAAAATATTCTGGCCAAACATTATTGGCATGGAGAAGCTCAATAATCTCACTTAACTCAACAAGATGAGTCAGGAAGTCAAAAGAAGACGTTGGATTTGGATAGGTCATGTCCTCAGAATGCAAGATGACCATCATTGTTACACTGCTCTGACATGGAATCCAGGAGGAAAACCCAAGGAAAACGCAAAAGGGGTAGATAAAAACAACATGGAGGAGAACTgtagaaaaggagagaaatatCGACGGATGGAAGAGTTGGAATGAGGCCAGGAGTTGTGCTAGAGACCGCCAAAAATGGAAAGACAGCGTGGAGGCCTTATGTGCCACAGGGCACGAATGAGGATAGTAGTAAGAAAGAACATGCTTCACTACTTTTTTTTGGCTAATTCTTCAGAATCCTTGCACaagttcataaaaaataaaattataccaACAGATATTGATGGGATACTTGACACAACATACACATATGAAAAATTTTTACGTAATTAATTCATTCCTGATTGCAACTatatttgaaataaggaaaaaagTTTTGAGATGTGTAAGAGTTTTCCACTTTCTAAAATTTCTGATCGAGCAAAATACTGTGTCAACGATGCGAGGTAAATCTAcacattttaacagtttttttCATAGTACATAAATTATATCAAGGTCGATTCGTTCCATTTTGTCAGACGTTCTTCctaaaatcaattcaatatccttgaccttacattaataatttttCCAATAAAATTATCCGTAAAATATTACaacgaaatacatgtaaatttgttgtAAAAGTGTAGAGTCGATACCCACCTTCTTCAACAGATAAATGGAATATTATAATCGAAAGATAATATTCCCGGTCAGTAATTTGTTGATTTAGATAATAGTGTAGACGGATGTGAGTAGGTTGATATCTAATTTGGAATCCTTTAAAATGGTAGACAATAAACATCTAGACAAATGTTTCGGCGAATTCAAATAGAATTTCatgttgtaaaataaaaagtaagaaagaggcgAGACGCACTTAAGTTAATGAAGCTCATCTCGACAAAGTAGAAACTGTATGAAAACACcatgatttattattttcactGATAAACAGCCGAATCATTACGACGAACTAGGGGTCAATATGATTTATTTCCTTTAATGTCACCGTAATTCTTTTGCTAGCATTACTGTgttgatgtttaaaaaaatatatttattttttcataatatgataTGCTTGTTAAATGTGAATGTATTGCCTTGTATTACTTTCTGTATACTTGATATCTCTTTTTGGTCATGTCCTCGCTAAAATGCTGATTGCGGGCAATTATGTACATTGCATACTTTTAGCCGaagtaaaacaaacaaacattctGTCTTGTAAACCTTTATAAATTACAACCTTTTAtcttatgatgatggtgatgatgataatattatacaatatatACTCATAAATAACCAGGTTAGCCACGTCGACTATTATAGCTGATTTTCAAACGCCCTGAATAATTcaatatgttattatttatCTTTCACCATTATCAGAAGTTGGGACAAGAAAGCTCTCTTTTTGCTCTCGTTCTTCTTCCacgtcttcttcttttcttcttccccacttttgttttttatatttatttgttatgttttttttacttctgtTAGTGTTGAGATATTTTTGCATTTGTAcaagtttttttgttgtttatttctGTGATACCATGTCAGAACTATCCTTCTCTTTATACTATTCTGCTATTGCTACCATATTGTAGTAGCCCCTAAACATCATTGTTACGTCAGGAAATGGAATACCTGGATCTCCTGAGCTTTGTTAAATTCTTCTTGGAGAACAAATTAATCGATATAGGTCTTTTGAGGTTATCACGCAATCGATAACCATCGTCAGGCACTTCATACCATTGTAAATACTCCTTTACGTACAGGGGCGGTTATTGTGGTTGAAAACACTATATATTAACCTTGATTAGCCGAAGGGAATCTTGTGTGAAAGTTTTGTCACTCAAAGGCATCTGGATAAACGTTTGAATTCTCATTAACTTTCAGTAATTTCAAGAAATGCACCAAAAATGACATCAATCTGtttaaaataatcatgattcaTTGAACATTGTATAGAATAATCATGATTCATTAAACATTAGTTGAAATAGGCTCTGTTTTGGGCCTTCAAAAGAACTtgataatttatcaattttgacaTGCGAATGAGACCCACTAAAGTCGAGCGTGGCATCTTTTTTATGATTCGAGGTCTATTGGCGTGTTTTTACGCGATAAAATTGTGTATATTCCGTGAACGCACacaaccggtgtgttggctcagttggtagagcgtccgtctcacaaccgggaggtcggggttcaaaccccggccgcgtcagaccaaaagacgttaaaagatgggagttgctgctaccctgtttggcgttcaacgattaaagggatagagcctcgtcgatttggcgctgcacagcggctgccgggcccacgatatattgggcaaagcaaattttcggagtatttcatttcatgtctatttcgaacaataaattattgatttatcatttatcacacacaaacaaGGAAATGGTTCACTTATTCCAAATAACTCTACATCCATTCGTCAAATTTCCAATAATCGATCCCTTACGTACAAGTAATGAGTTTTTGTTTACTTAAACTTGGAGAAAACCGTTTCAAAAGTAGAGATAAGAAGCAAAATTGGCAACCAACGTTTGTATCTGgtcaaaatttatgttgacatAAGGAGCTCAGCTGTATACATAATTTCTGCATTATTACTTTCTCGAAAAGCACAcagaaaatgcattttgccccaTGACTTTGCCACACACCTTTCTCTCATTCCGGCATTCATTCTTTCGCCTCAGTGCTGTCATCTCTGTTTGCTTTTCTTGGAACAATTTCAATATCCAAGTATTTGACTCATCACTTAGGATGGCGTAAATGGACCGGAATAAATTGATTAAAGGAACGAAGAAATATTTGATCCAATATTCGGACTCCGCTGTTGATGATACGTTTACTAATTAAATCATGATGTACACACTTACGATTATTCCCCGCccattttttttggtatttctAGGGAGAATTTGTCTtttgttaagaaaaaaatattaaaggaatCTCTTCACCATGGAAATCTATATAGATAAACAATATCAAGGTTAAATAATGACtacatgcaaataaaaaaaaatcttattccACTTCTTCAAATCGCGTACTTTTAAAAAAGCATCTTATTAAGAAACGTTTATGGATTTGGTTTAACTTAAAGCCTTTTAAAATATATCAGAGACTTATCTGTGACGGCTTTGAGTCAAATCTAAGAGATGTCTCTGAGACTACATCAAGTCTTCGATAAAAGGCTTCTCTGAGATGGCTTTATGTCATCACAGTGAGGGGAGACTTTCATCAACAGCCGTCTtacagatctgacaactttccttaagttttgattggctgaaaatcactATTGATATGGaaactgtcggatgaaacaagacctgtcggataaaacttccgacgagtcctttcatgaaacgcttctTCGTGATTGTCTCTGAAAGTGTTTAAGTCATCATAACTGGGAGATATCTTTGAGATGACGTTCTTCACCGTTTAGACGCCTCTCTcagatgattataatgattataaatGACAGACTTCATTGAGACTGTTATCAGGTGATTGTAAGTCATGAAATATTTCTCTGGTGGGTATTAAGTCATCATAACAAGGAGATGGAGACATGAAAGAGGCCTCTCTAAGATTAATGGGATGCTAAAATACTAgtagtaaaaatgaaaaattgaaatattcatccCTAATAGGCTGTACAGATCAGATGAAAATAACTAGTCTCCGATAGACTTCTCTATGATTGATTTAAGTCCTCATTTAGAAACACATCACAGATCTATTAAACCCTTAGTTGAATCTGCTAAGACCTTGTTTAGTTCGTATCGGGATATTAGATCTACTCTGAATCAGCTTGAGATCCTCACTAAATGATTTTACGAATGAGGACTGATGCATTTCTCATTgtatcaactccatttttttaCTTCCGAAATCGGGATCTCCAATGTGACgtgtatttgttttgttttttaaataattgatGAATTGAACTTTCTTCTGATGCAATCTGGTCTATATACAAAATGATATATCAAACTTTATTTTTGAACCTACCTGTAAGCAGATAACCGATCCTTGGTGGCCTGTAAAAGTCTTAAAGATCTCTCCTGTGTTAATGTTCCAACTATTAACTGTAAAGTCGCCACTCCCTGTATAAAGCACTGTTCCAGTACTGTCAGCTCCAAGACAGTGTATGGCTGCTTTATGGCCACGGTACGTAATCATACAGTCTCCCGAGTCCATGTTCCACGCCCTGGCAGTTCCATCAGCACTTCCCGtgatgaggatatccttgttgaGATCCATGTCAACCACATCTTCCTTCATGGCATCTTCGGCGGGAATGTACATCAATGGAGTAACGGATCGCGAATGACCACGGAAGATGTGAAGCAGTTCCCCATCATCAGGGTCCCAGCACATCGCCGTCTTGTCATACGAGCTGGTGAAGAGAAAGTCTCCGGTACAAATAAGACGGTTGATGGCCCCACCGTGGCCTTCGATCACCAGTTCCTGCGTGCCTTCGTCGATGTTCCATTTCCTAATCGTGCGATCAGCACTACCCGTAAAGACGAACTCCTCGTATATTTGGCAACAAGTGATGTAACCGGTGTGGCCCTTGAGAATGGCCTTCAAGGATCCATCGAAAACGTTCCAAACCCTTGCCGTTTTGTCGTCACTCCCTGTTGCAATGTAACTCCCATCTTCACTCATCGACATGCAGTTTATACATTTCTTATGTCCTTTGAAGGTCAACAACAAATGTTCGTCTTTCTCGggcttcttctttttctttttcctctttttcttcttgttacCATGCTCGTCCATTACTTCTTCCTCTTCAAATTCTTCACCCTCCTTATTGTCCATATCGTCTTGTTTTCTCTTTAATCTTTCCTTCTCCTCGTGCTCAATTTGTTTCATCTTCTGGGATGCCCCGCATCCCATGTTGCCTTCCGATTTCCGTCAGATTCATGCAATTCAGTAGCTCACAAATATCTTCACAAATTCATCGTGTTAAAATTATCTGACCTAAATTACAATAAACGTTGTCCGTGTGAGATGCGAGCAATCATTTCTAGTTTATACACGACCTCCATAATCTCCGATGCACACAAAAATGATGATCATATCACCTTTCCATTTTCTGCATAATCCGAAATTATAAATCATCCACAAATATCTCTTCTTTGGCATGAAAGCAGAATCCTACCGCCAAATGTGTGATATTCTGCAACGAATGGCGTCCTTTTACCATAGCTACATGACGCTCGACTCCCAGACAACGATAGTCAGGTATGTCCCTCTCTATTACTTCGCATCCGCTCCTCGtggtgtgtgtgagtgtgtgcgCGCGTGAAGAATTAACGAGTGTGCGTGTGTATGGATGGATGCCGATGGGCTAATGAAACTTTCATATATTCTCTGTAAGTAGCGAACGGGTAGCATGCGAGGCATCACTTCAATATTGATGAGAACTAAAAGCGGACTGATGCTCAGTACCTGAAACAGTGGCGTTCTGAGCATATCCGGTAGCCGAGATGGCGTATAGTCTCTTCTCAGCATTTGCTATTAACCGCTAATTGTTAAACAAAAAGTGTGAATTATTGATTGCAATCAACAAGAGTAATCTAAACATAAGTTACCTTGAGTTCTCTAAGGTGTGAAGATTGATAATTACTTCGccatacattattttgataatacaGGATGCTTTATACCCGCGAATAAAAGTACTTGTTTGTCCAATTTTGCGTGAACAAAATGACGTAAAGTTTTTAGTGACATCCCATTTTTAAAAACTCTGCTTGCCAAATTGAAACTATAGCACCCAATTAGAAAATCATCCCAGGACCCTACAAACAGAACTCTGGAAATGTGAGAGCTAATTTGCCACTTTCCTCGCTCGTTAAGGAGAATATTTAGGGTTTGCAAACTTTCTAGCAACATTTATACTTATCCAAGAGAGcgaaaaaatgttatttcacagtgacatgtttatCTATTGACGAAGGAGTTAGTAGTATATTTTTCTATGTGCAGCAAACTATCCGCTCTAACATGCAATAGGCGCAAAGGTTTTGAAGTGATTTTGGtgttataataatatttatgaatttacatgaataaaaatCTAATACAACTTACCAGAGTTCTTTAAAGACTTTAATAAAACCATTTTACTCTTTATACTCGCACCGAGTATTCAATACAAGTAACCATCAGCAATACGTTGAAATAAGTAACGATAAATAACTAATCTGAATTCAGACATTTACGTTCTACAAACTATGAAAAACAGCTTTACATTTTCCCACGGTGAAACCGATTGGCTGTGTCTTAACAACTATTATGAGGATCAAATTTTATGATTGGATAGATAGGCAAAGACTTatcggaaataaaacaaattagacAAATAGATAAATGCACCTATGTAGGTGTAAAAAGTAAGTAAACAGATATGCAtgtatactatatatatatatatatatatatatcgtatGTGTGTTGCTGGTCACCGGTTTGGGTGTCTGTGTGtatcaggggcgtcgatccatttttcagattgggggggggggcaaaatcatgaatcaacgtttcaaaggcgctcgatcacacaaaaggaacaaacccacacacacataggtgtatatatatatatatatattcataccactcatgagaaagagacacatatctcacaccaacaaattaatgcgagcgcgaagcgcgagctgaaacttCTTAGTATACTGACATGAAATCAGGAAAAATGtccctgtttaggactgtttgtagtaacacATGAcgaggatagatacatgtatctcactacacagataatgcgagtgccgagaacAAAGAACagtagatgcgagcgcgaagaaaattttgatatttcgatctgaaaaaaagacagtttaatggacttttttttttataaagaacaagatatatatccaacaaaagattattgcaaatcgaagcgggagttctgtTGAGGCTTAGAACCTAAAACGggacattatattcacctatctaatcatgaaaagtatgggtttttgctacataaatgatgcgagcgcgaagcgcgagctgaatttttttgtattccaATCTAAAAAGCGGATAGCTTGGGCACAATCCTAATTAAAGAACGAGCTGGTATCttaatctcgcttgctgattacaatcttattttatttttccacatCAGCGGAactattgggggggggcatcacGACATGTtttcccccaatattttcattgatggggcgatcgccccccctccCTGCCCCCCCTCGGATCGACGCCTATGGCTGTGTAAATaagtggaagagagagagaattaaTAGAGggagtaaaaaaatatagaaagagA carries:
- the LOC121426011 gene encoding WD repeat-containing protein 86-like — translated: MGCGASQKMKQIEHEEKERLKRKQDDMDNKEGEEFEEEEVMDEHGNKKKKRKKKKKKPEKDEHLLLTFKGHKKCINCMSMSEDGSYIATGSDDKTARVWNVFDGSLKAILKGHTGYITCCQIYEEFVFTGSADRTIRKWNIDEGTQELVIEGHGGAINRLICTGDFLFTSSYDKTAMCWDPDDGELLHIFRGHSRSVTPLMYIPAEDAMKEDVVDMDLNKDILITGSADGTARAWNMDSGDCMITYRGHKAAIHCLGADSTGTVLYTGSGDFTVNSWNINTGEIFKTFTGHQGSVICLQVINKLMYTGSADQTVRCWVTEFGDLTRTYEGHKHTVQSVKFRDGLVYTACGDGFARVYDAKSGALKRTFKGHEGAVYSILLLDGKLATSSFDGSVNIYDCADIKDEITSFGDDEEEKEKKKKEKEERKKKEKERKEKAKQEKEKAKQAKIEAKKALDQQKLETAKKLKEKRDAEKKKKEEAEMEGQTEENNKADKDSLPEKNDFENNEKDDDGDVEMSSEKKDSEKGDDDDDERLMREIEQMDTN